The following are from one region of the Streptomyces tuirus genome:
- a CDS encoding ROK family transcriptional regulator yields MPASPSTARAINDRLALRLLQQEGPLTAGQLKQLTGLSRPTVADLVERLGAAGLIAVVGEAGEQRRGPNAKVYGIVADRAHLAALDVRTEGVAVAVADLVGRVLAEASVPIAGDTGTGPALEQAVTLVERVAKEAGAERLHTVGIGAPGLVDPSSGELRDSTGLPEWHRRLVVTLQERLPAARVSVENETNLAAVAEQRDGAARDRDTFVLLWLGHGTGAAVVLDGALRRGASGGTGEIGFLPVPGTPALPTSTDCEGGFHSLAASAAVVELAAQHGISAQASEAGVVRAAVDAVRGAVAQAGQQGAGSLGGPAPAVTFLDALADRLAVGVASVVAILDPGCVVLGGEVGQAGGAELATRVRDRIARMTPLPTEVRATTLGGGAVLRGALLTARDRAQDELFEPGGVGRPDGGQGPSSPPPGRSVGLSRPWR; encoded by the coding sequence ATGCCCGCATCCCCGAGCACCGCCCGGGCCATCAACGACCGGCTCGCCCTGCGTCTGCTCCAGCAGGAAGGCCCGTTGACGGCAGGGCAGTTGAAGCAGCTGACCGGCCTGTCCCGGCCCACCGTCGCCGACCTCGTCGAACGTCTCGGAGCCGCCGGGCTCATCGCGGTCGTCGGCGAAGCGGGGGAGCAGCGCCGCGGGCCCAACGCGAAGGTCTACGGCATCGTCGCCGACCGGGCGCACCTCGCCGCCCTCGACGTCCGCACCGAGGGCGTCGCGGTGGCCGTCGCGGACCTGGTGGGGCGGGTGCTGGCCGAGGCGTCGGTGCCGATCGCCGGTGACACGGGGACGGGCCCCGCCCTGGAGCAGGCGGTCACGCTGGTCGAGCGCGTGGCGAAGGAGGCCGGCGCCGAACGCCTGCACACCGTCGGCATCGGTGCGCCCGGCCTGGTCGACCCCTCCAGCGGTGAACTCCGCGACTCCACCGGGCTTCCGGAGTGGCACCGCCGCCTCGTCGTCACCCTCCAGGAGCGGTTGCCCGCGGCCCGCGTCAGCGTGGAGAACGAGACCAACCTCGCGGCGGTGGCCGAGCAGCGCGACGGGGCGGCCCGGGACCGGGACACCTTCGTCCTGCTGTGGCTCGGCCATGGAACGGGCGCGGCCGTGGTCCTCGACGGCGCCCTGCGCCGCGGTGCCTCCGGCGGCACCGGCGAGATCGGCTTCCTTCCGGTCCCGGGTACGCCGGCACTGCCGACCTCGACGGACTGCGAGGGCGGCTTCCACTCGCTGGCGGCGTCGGCCGCGGTCGTGGAACTGGCGGCGCAGCACGGCATTTCGGCGCAGGCGTCCGAGGCGGGGGTGGTCCGGGCGGCGGTCGACGCGGTGCGGGGGGCGGTGGCTCAGGCGGGGCAGCAGGGGGCCGGGTCCCTCGGCGGACCCGCTCCGGCCGTCACCTTCCTCGACGCCCTCGCCGACCGGCTGGCCGTCGGCGTCGCCTCGGTCGTCGCGATCCTGGACCCCGGTTGCGTGGTGCTCGGCGGGGAGGTCGGGCAGGCCGGCGGCGCCGAGCTCGCCACCCGCGTGCGCGACCGGATCGCCCGGATGACGCCGCTGCCCACGGAGGTGCGCGCCACCACCCTGGGCGGTGGCGCGGTCCTGCGCGGCGCCCTGCTCACGGCCCGGGACCGGGCCCAGGACGAGTTGTTCGAGCCGGGCGGCGTGGGAAGGCCCGACGGCGGGCAAGGGCCGTCGTCACCGCCGCCGGGCCGGTCAGTGGGGTTGAGCCGACCCTGGCGATGA
- a CDS encoding riboflavin synthase, with protein MFTGIVEELGEITAVETLDDACRFRLRGPVVTQGARHGDSIAVNGVCLTVVDHEGDEFTADVMAETLKRSSLGALKAGSRVNLERPMAVGERLGGHIVQGHVDGTGEILERKPSEHWEIVKISLPADLTRYVVEKGSITVDGISLTVVDAGPDHFTVSLIPTTLDLTTLGHKQPGDPVNLEVDVIAKYVERMLGDRAQGAGR; from the coding sequence GTGTTCACCGGAATCGTCGAAGAGCTGGGCGAGATCACCGCCGTCGAGACCCTCGACGACGCCTGTCGCTTCCGCCTGCGCGGCCCAGTCGTCACCCAAGGTGCCAGGCACGGCGACTCGATCGCCGTGAACGGCGTGTGCCTCACGGTCGTCGACCACGAGGGCGACGAGTTCACGGCCGACGTCATGGCCGAGACCCTGAAACGCTCCAGCCTCGGTGCCCTGAAGGCCGGCTCCCGCGTCAACCTCGAACGCCCCATGGCCGTCGGCGAACGCCTCGGCGGGCACATCGTGCAGGGCCACGTGGACGGCACCGGCGAGATCCTGGAGCGCAAGCCCTCCGAGCACTGGGAGATCGTGAAGATCTCCCTCCCCGCGGACCTCACCCGGTACGTGGTCGAGAAGGGCTCCATCACCGTCGACGGCATCAGCCTCACCGTCGTCGACGCCGGCCCCGACCACTTCACCGTCAGTCTCATCCCCACCACCCTCGACCTGACCACGCTCGGCCACAAGCAGCCCGGCGACCCGGTCAACCTCGAAGTGGACGTCATCGCCAAGTACGTCGAGCGGATGCTGGGCGACCGCGCGCAGGGGGCCGGCCGGTGA
- a CDS encoding nicotinamide mononucleotide transporter family protein, producing the protein MNTLNSEAFALFGQHILWSDMVGNLFGLAALALGWRRSIWTWPVQFLAGLILFGAFLGHLTGSAGKQAVVMLVALYGWWQWQRGKGQGEDGHIAVRFATWRERAAMAAAAAAGTVAVALLFKAYPTLSWDPWPDAYIFVGTVVAMYAQARGMVEFWFAWLLVDVVGVPLNFANGYAFSGFVYVIYGALVLWGLRDWWLRSRAAAQPTLEGAPA; encoded by the coding sequence GTGAACACGCTGAACTCCGAGGCGTTCGCCCTCTTCGGCCAGCACATCCTCTGGTCCGACATGGTCGGCAACCTCTTCGGCCTGGCCGCCCTCGCCCTCGGCTGGCGACGCTCCATCTGGACCTGGCCCGTGCAGTTCCTGGCCGGCCTCATCCTCTTCGGCGCCTTCTTGGGCCACCTCACCGGCAGCGCCGGCAAGCAGGCGGTCGTCATGCTCGTCGCGCTGTACGGCTGGTGGCAGTGGCAGCGCGGCAAGGGGCAGGGCGAGGACGGCCACATCGCCGTCCGGTTCGCCACCTGGCGCGAGCGCGCCGCGATGGCCGCGGCGGCCGCCGCCGGCACGGTCGCGGTGGCGCTGCTGTTCAAGGCGTACCCCACCCTGTCCTGGGACCCCTGGCCGGACGCCTACATCTTCGTCGGCACCGTCGTCGCCATGTACGCCCAGGCGCGCGGCATGGTCGAGTTCTGGTTCGCCTGGCTGCTCGTCGACGTCGTCGGCGTGCCCCTCAACTTCGCCAACGGCTACGCCTTCTCCGGCTTCGTCTACGTCATCTACGGCGCGCTCGTCCTGTGGGGCCTGCGCGACTGGTGGCTGCGCTCGCGCGCGGCAGCCCAGCCCACCCTGGAAGGAGCGCCGGCATGA
- the ribH gene encoding 6,7-dimethyl-8-ribityllumazine synthase, with the protein MSGKGAPELSVRNVGDLRVAVIAAQWHEKVMNGLVDGALRALHDLGIDEPTLLRVPGSWELPVVAKVLAGRGYDAIVALGVVIRGGTPHFEYVCQGVTQGLTQVSVDTGVPVGFGVLTCDTEEQALDRAGIEGSNEDKGHEAVTAAVATAATLRSVSEPWR; encoded by the coding sequence GTGAGCGGCAAGGGTGCACCGGAGCTGTCCGTACGCAATGTGGGTGACCTCCGGGTCGCCGTCATCGCGGCACAGTGGCACGAGAAGGTGATGAACGGTCTGGTCGACGGCGCCCTGCGCGCCCTGCACGACCTGGGCATCGACGAGCCGACCCTCCTCAGGGTCCCCGGCAGCTGGGAGCTCCCGGTCGTCGCCAAGGTCCTCGCGGGCCGCGGCTACGACGCGATCGTCGCCCTCGGCGTCGTCATCCGCGGCGGCACGCCCCACTTCGAGTACGTGTGCCAGGGCGTGACCCAGGGCCTCACCCAGGTCTCCGTCGACACCGGCGTCCCCGTCGGCTTCGGCGTGCTGACCTGCGACACCGAGGAGCAGGCCCTGGACCGCGCCGGGATCGAAGGCTCCAACGAGGACAAGGGGCACGAGGCGGTGACGGCGGCGGTGGCGACCGCGGCCACCCTCCGCTCAGTATCCGAACCCTGGCGCTGA
- a CDS encoding bifunctional 3,4-dihydroxy-2-butanone-4-phosphate synthase/GTP cyclohydrolase II: MSAATTLYGTGDVENFALDPVEQAIADIAAGRPVVVVDDEDRENEGDLVIAAEKATPEIVAFMMSECRGLICAPMEGDELDRLKLPQMVEDNTESMKTAFTVSVDASAAHGVSTGISASDRATTLQLLADGVSGPQDFVRPGHIFPLRARSGGVLTRNGHTEAAVDLARLAGLRPAGAIVEIAGEDGTMLRLPELIPFARKHGLTIISIEDLIAYRRSSEPTVRREARTQLPTAHGTFTAYGYRSTVDGVEHVALVHGEIGDGQDVLVRVHSECLTGDVFGSARCDCGPQLDASLARIQEEGRGVVVYLRGHEGRGIGLMSKLRAYELQERGRDTLDANLELGLPADARDYAAGAQILADLGVRGVRLLTNNPDKTDALVRHGIAVQARVPMPVSAGEHNLRYLRTKRDRMGHDLPWLDTTTVPACGNQ, encoded by the coding sequence ATGAGCGCCGCAACAACCCTGTACGGCACCGGCGACGTCGAGAACTTCGCCCTCGACCCCGTCGAGCAGGCCATCGCCGACATCGCGGCCGGCCGCCCCGTCGTGGTCGTCGACGACGAGGACCGGGAGAACGAGGGCGACCTCGTCATCGCCGCCGAGAAGGCCACCCCCGAGATCGTCGCCTTCATGATGAGCGAGTGCCGCGGCCTGATCTGCGCCCCCATGGAGGGCGACGAGCTGGACCGGCTGAAGCTGCCGCAGATGGTCGAGGACAACACCGAGTCGATGAAGACCGCGTTCACGGTCTCCGTCGACGCCTCCGCCGCGCACGGCGTGAGCACCGGCATCTCCGCCTCCGACCGCGCCACCACCCTCCAACTCCTCGCCGACGGCGTCTCGGGCCCTCAGGACTTCGTCCGCCCCGGCCACATCTTCCCGCTGCGCGCCCGGTCCGGCGGGGTCCTCACCCGCAACGGCCACACCGAGGCCGCCGTCGACCTCGCCCGGCTCGCGGGCCTGCGTCCGGCCGGCGCGATCGTCGAGATCGCCGGCGAGGACGGCACGATGCTGCGCCTGCCCGAGCTGATCCCCTTCGCCCGCAAGCACGGCCTGACGATCATCTCCATCGAGGACCTGATCGCCTACCGCCGCAGCAGCGAGCCCACCGTCCGCCGCGAGGCCAGGACCCAGCTGCCCACCGCCCACGGCACCTTCACGGCCTACGGCTACCGCTCCACCGTCGACGGCGTCGAGCACGTCGCCCTGGTGCACGGCGAGATCGGCGACGGCCAGGACGTCCTCGTCCGCGTCCACTCCGAGTGCCTCACCGGCGACGTCTTCGGCTCGGCCCGCTGCGACTGCGGCCCCCAGCTCGACGCCTCCCTCGCCCGCATCCAGGAAGAGGGCCGGGGCGTCGTGGTCTACCTGCGCGGACACGAGGGCAGGGGCATCGGCCTGATGTCCAAGCTGCGCGCCTACGAACTCCAGGAGCGCGGCCGCGACACCCTCGACGCCAACCTGGAACTCGGCCTGCCCGCCGACGCCCGCGACTACGCCGCCGGCGCGCAGATCCTCGCCGACCTCGGTGTGCGCGGCGTCCGGCTGCTGACCAACAACCCCGACAAGACCGACGCACTCGTCCGCCACGGCATCGCGGTCCAGGCCCGCGTGCCGATGCCCGTGAGCGCCGGCGAGCACAACCTCCGCTACCTGCGCACCAAGCGGGACCGGATGGGCCACGACCTGCCCTGGCTGGACACGACCACCGTGCCCGCCTGCGGCAACCAGTAA
- a CDS encoding phosphoribosyl-ATP diphosphatase, giving the protein MSKKTFEELFTELQHKAAQGDPATSRTAELVEKGVHAIGKKVVEEAAEVWMAAEYEGKEAAAEEISQLLYHVQVMMVARGISLDDVYAHL; this is encoded by the coding sequence ATGTCCAAGAAGACGTTCGAGGAGCTCTTCACCGAGCTCCAGCACAAGGCCGCCCAGGGCGACCCCGCCACTTCCCGCACCGCAGAACTGGTGGAGAAGGGCGTCCACGCCATCGGCAAGAAGGTCGTCGAAGAGGCCGCCGAGGTGTGGATGGCCGCCGAGTACGAGGGCAAGGAAGCCGCCGCCGAGGAGATCTCGCAGCTGCTGTACCACGTCCAGGTGATGATGGTCGCCCGCGGCATCTCCCTCGACGACGTCTACGCCCACCTCTGA